The following is a genomic window from Leptospira selangorensis.
GAAAGTTACTAAAAAACTAGGTGAGTATCTGGATAAAACTCTGGGACGCGCTGTAGTTTATACGAATGATACTCCAGCATTCGCAGGTAACAGGATCGGATTCCAGTTGATCAACGAAGCTGCTATCAAAGCGGAAGAATACTCCGACAAAGGTGGTATCGCACTTATCGACGCAATCATGAGCGGATACACCGGAAGAGCAATGGCTCCTCTGGACACTGCTGACTTTGTTGGTTTAGATGTTCACAAAGCAATCGTAAACAACCTCTATGAGATGACTAAAGATGCTGCACATTCTACATTCAAACTTCCTGGTTATTTCCAAAAGTTAATCGATAAAGGTGACTTAGGAAGAAAGTCCGGACAAGGTCTTTATAAAATGACCAAAACTCCTGACGGTAAAAAGGAAAAATTGTATTATGATATCAAAGGTGACCTGTTTGTTCCGGTCCCTAAATTTGATATTCCTTTTATCAAAGAAGCAAACCGCAGGATCGGCGAAGCTGATTATATCGGCGCAATGAATATCGTAAAAGAAGCGAAAGGTCTGGAAGCAGATATCGCTCGTTACTTTATCGCTCGTTATGTAAGCTACTCACTCTCTCTTGTAGGAGAAGTTGTGGACAGCAAAGAAATGACCGATCTTGCAATGGGAACCGGATTTAACTGGGCACCTGCATCCGCATTCGTAGACTTCTTAGGCGGACCAAAGGAAACAATCAGTCTAATCACTAAAGCGAAACTTCCTGTTCCGGAAGTATTGGCAAAAGCGAAAGCGGGAAAACCTTTCTATCAACTGAAAGATATTTTAGACGCTCGTTCTCTTTTTAAAGGATAATAAGGGAGGAAAGATTACATGAAAGATGCAGTTTACGTACTCGGCGGAGAGCAAACAGACTTCCAACGTAACTGGACTAAAGAAGGAAAAACCTTCATGTCCTTGTTCAGGGAAGCCGTTCAAGACGGACTAGAAAAGGTTGGTCTTACTCCTGACGAAATCAAAAAGTTAAACAAACAAAATCGTATTGGTGTTTTCGTCGGAAACTTCGACGCGGAACAATATGCAGTCCAAGGACATTTGGGCGCTTTCTTAACTGAAGTAGATCCTTGTTTCTTCGGAGTTCCAGGCGCTCGTTATGAAGCAGCTTGTGCTTCCGGCTCCGTTGCTCTTGATGCAGCTCAAACTAAACTTCGCGCTAAAGATTATGATGTAGCGATCGTTGTTGGTATGGAGATCATGAAGACAGTTTCTTCATCCGTTGGAGGAGACTTCTTAGGAACCGCAGCTTATTACGAAAAAGAAGCTAAGGGAGTTCAATTCCCATTCCCTAAACTTTTCGGAAAACTCGCAGACGTTCTTTTAGAGCGTTATAAGTTAGATGAAAAACGTTATATGGGAGCTCTTGCGGAAATTTCCAGAATCAATTACGCAAACGCAAAACGTAACCCTAAAGCTCAAACTCGCTCTTGGTTCATGAACAATGAACATGCAAATTCAAGAGGTGGAGAGTTCAATATGGCAGTGGGTGGACGCCTTGCGATCACCGACTGTTCTCAGGTGACTGACGGCGCTGCGTTAGTAGTTCTTGCTAACAAGAATTACGCTGAAGAGTTCGCTAAGAAAAAAGGAACTAAACTTTCTGCTTATCCTAAAATCAAAGGATGGGGACACAGAGTTGCTCCGATCACTTTCGAATCTAAAGTTGCAGAATCTAAAGGTGACAAATGGGTTCTTCCTTGGACTCGTCAAACCGTTAAAGACGCATTCGATCGTTCCGGAATGAACACTAAGGACATCGATGTATTCGAAACTCACGACTGTTTCACTTCTTCCGAGTATGCAGCGATCTCCGCTTTCGGGATCACTCAACCAGGTAAAGAACACGAAGCAATCGAAGACGGAGTGATCGACTTCCATGGTAAAAAACCGATCAACCCATCCGGTGGACTTATCGGAGCGGGACACCCAGTGGGGGCTTCCGGTGTTAGAATGATGTTAGACATTTACAAACAAGTTACCGGAACTGCAGGTGATTACCAAGTAGAAGGCGCTAAAAACGGACTGATGCTCAATATTGGCGGATCAGCAACCACCAATTACGTGTTCGTAGTCGGAAAATAAATTCTTTCTACAAAAAAGAATGGAAAAGCCCGGTATCCCCGGGCTTTTCGTTTATATGGGTTTACGCACGGCAAAAGATTGGAATCAATTCTTACTTAGGTTTTTCGTAGCTCTTGGAATTTGGGAAGTAGCCTCTGTTTCCCTTCGAACTTTATTATTCTCCACTTTTTATTTTGATCCAAACTTAAAGAACTTTTTCGTTCCTATGTCCCAAGTATTTTGGATCGGACCTATCGTTGCAGATATCTTAGAAGTATTCTTCATCGGAATATTAGCATCTCTTGTTAGACCGGCATTACCTTACGGGCTTTTAGGCGGACTACTTACAGGTATTTGTTTTTCAATCGCTGCATTTGTAGCTCCTGCTTTAGCAATTTCCCAATTCACGGGAGCCTTTCCTGTAAAACTGATTTGGCTTTGGGTATTCTACCAATCCGTTCTAAGCATATTAGCTTCTTTCGTTTTTACATTCACAAGCGAAGAAGATTAACTGACCCCAAATCCGTTCTGAATTTCCGGAACTTCGCCCAAATCCAAAAACTCTGGGAGTAAATTGAATCCAACCCGGGTCCAATTTCCAAAAGGGAAACCTTTTCGGTTTTTGTATGAAAACGATCCTTTGGGCTCTAATCTCATTATTTACTTTTGTAGGTCTTTCCGCAGGCCCAAAAGACCAAAACGAGATCCAAAACATTCCGTTATATTCATTGGATCTAGAAAGAAAAACATTATACCAAGAACTTAGCCAAGTCCCGAACGAAGATCTGGTCATTCTAAATTTCACAAGTTCAGACTGCCCTCCTTGCAAAGAAGAAGTCCCGAATCTAATAGAGTATTCTAAAAAATGGAATGTTTCTCATCCAAAAATGAAACTACATCTTTGGATCGTTTTTGTGGGAGATGATCCAAATTCCGTTTCAAAATTAGCGAACGAATTAGGTATCAAAAAACAAACTTCTTTATACTTCGATAGCCTACAAACAAGCATGAGAATTTTAGAATTCCCAGGAACTCCCACAACCATGGTGATCCAAAAGAAAAATGTCCTATTCAAAGAATACGGATATACCAAAGAAAACTGGTCCAAAATGATTTCCGTTCTGGAAAATAGGAGATAATCCTTTGAAAAATTTTTCTGCAAAGCCTTGGACTCGCAATGTTGGAATTCCAACAAGAGGCGCTTTTTTAAAAATTGCTTGTATCTTTTTAATTTTCCTTCTCTCCGGCCCTGAACTTTTCTCCAAAGAAAACTCAGTCCAGAAAATCTATATTCATAAAATCAAATTAGAGAATGGAGTCCCAAAATATTTAGAAAGCAGATTCAGGAACGGGATCATCAATTCTATATTAAAAAACTTTGAAGGAAAATTCAATATCGCCGATGATGATTCATTGGCTGCACTTTTAAAACAAGTAGAGTTAAATCAAAAGTTGAATTGTAGCGATGAGATCTGTATGAAACAGATCGCAGATGCAATCGACGCTGATGAGTTGATTTCCGGCACTATCTTTCCTTCGAACAAAGGTTATAAGATCAATTTGAGATCTCAAAAAAGAGATTCGGTTGCATTAACTTATACGATCAAAACTTCCTTCGATCTGGAATTTCCGGAATATCAAATCGATTATTATTCTTCGGAAGCGGGGCGTAAATTAATCGATCCAAGATATGCGATCAATTTTGCAGCCGCGTTTCCGGGAGCAGTGGAGAAGGTGGAATTTCCCAGTTTTAAGGTCCAAGACGATAAAACCGGAGAGATCAATGTTCTAAATTTCAAAATAGAAGACCAAGGTGCTAAAAGTTTTATTGAAACTATCCGGCCGAAACTTTCCAAAGCGGATGATCTAGTAAAAGAAAAACTCTATGAAAAATCCATCCCGGAATATGTGGATACTTTAAACGCTCTAGAACAAAGACTTTCGGACAGATCCAAAACGGAAATGTCGGACTATCTAAAAAATATCCGAGGCAAAATATCTAATTCTTATTTTCTAATATATAAGGATAAGTTTTCCGAAATGGACTTATCCGCTCAGAAAGGGGGAGAAATTTCCTCTTTGAAAAAATTAAACGAACAATATAGGGATCTAAAGAAAGAATATACCACCAAAACACCTTCTTCCTTTAGATTATCTGAATTTGAAAAAGCATTAGATGATCGAATCGAAAAACTGAATTTTCTGATCTTCGGACTCCAAGAGAAAGAAGGAGATAGACTTTATGCCGATTTCGATTTTACCGGAGCCATCTTGAATTATAGATCCGTTCGAAGTGAACTTATCAAATTAAGATCCGGACCGGAATCTTCCGCATTAAAATCAAGAGTAGAAAGAAAGATCTTAACTTCCGAAACTACAGGAAGATCTTATCTACAAAGTAAACTTTCCGGGTTATATCAAAATTTGGAGAAATCATTCCTTGCAGAAGCATTAGAATCGGATCCGGATCGTCAAAAAAATTATATTGAGAAGATAGGAGAAGGTTTCAAACAGATCCTTGAAATTTTAGCGAGATCCGAATTTGTCTCGGAAGATCAGATCAAGTATTTCAATCATTTCCGGACCAAGGCAGCTCCCCAGGTCGGTAAAAACTTATTCGACCAAGAAACTGCGAACCTTCTTCTTCATGAAGGGATTGATAAAAAATCCAGAACACAGGTGGATACCTGTATTAAATTAGGAGCAAATCCGAATTCTATAAATTCCGACTCGGGTAAAAACGCGGCACAAAGATTAGCGGAAAGTGATACGATCTTAATCAGCCCTGACTCCCTGAAAATTTTAAGAAATTCCATTAAAACCAATTCAAGTTTAGATTCGGATTTTTTCGAATCGGTTCGCCAAAGAAAAATAGATGATATCAATCGATTTGTATTAAGAGGCTCGGACCCAAATACAAAAGATTATTTAGACAATACCCCTTTGCATAAGTCCGCAGGTTTTGGATATTATGAAGTATCTTCCTTTCTTTTACAGATCGGAGCAGAATTAAATTCCAAAAACGGAGAAGGAGAAACACCTCTACATAGAGCGGTTCTCCATGGATTTTACGAACTAAGTGCTTTGTTTTTAAGATCCGGCGCTGACCCAAATGTAACTCGAAATGATGGGATGACTCCTTTACATTTAGCCGTTCAATTTCCTGATATCACAAGATTACTTTTGCAAAGAGGATCCGATCTGAACCTAAAGAATGACGAGGGATGGACTCCTGTTCATAAGGCCGCAGAAAGTGGAGATCCTGAATCCTTAAAACTTTTGATCCAGGCAGGCGCAAGAGTAAATGAAAAGGATAATATTGGCTGGACCCCAATGGATTGGGCGGTCCAAAAAAATCGATATGAAAACCCGAATATAGTGAAGATCCTGAAAAAAGCAGGGGCCGAATGCCAGGTTAATTGCGTGGAGTAGAATATGCGTATTTGTAGATTTCATTTCGAAAATAAAACCCTTTGGGGAATCGTTCAAGACAATCATCTTATTCCAGTACAGGGAAATCATATTATAGATTTCTTAAATTTAAAAGGAAAGTCTCCCGAAACTAACGGAAACCCGATCGAAATCTCGAAAGTTGAAATTCTTTCGCCGATCACTTCTCCTTGTAATATTGTCTGCCAAGGAAAAAATTACGCACAACATATCATAGAAACCGGAATGAATCCTAAGGATAAGGATTATAATCTTTTTTTCACTAAGGCTTCTTCCAGTTTGACCAGCGCAATAGGAGATATTATCAAACCTTCTTTCGTTAAACTTCTGGATTACGAAGCTGAGATGGTACTGATATTAAAGAAAGAAATCCTCAAAAAAACGATAATCACAAAAGAGAATCTTCACGAATATGTGGGGGCAATCTCTCTAGCAAACGATGTATCTGCAAGAGATATACAAATTCCTCAAGGACAATGGTTCAAAGGAAAAAGTTATAGAACCTTCTGCCCTATAGGGCCTTTCGTTCAACTTGTGGAAAAAGAAGATATTAGTAAAATCCCGAAATTAAGGATTTCTCTAAAGGTAAACGGGGAATTAAGGCAAAATTCCACCTTAGAAAAAATGATCTTTCCTCCGGACGAAACTTTAACGGAACTTTCGGAAATTATGGATCTTCATCCGGGAGATATCGTTCTCACCGGGACCCCTTCCGGAGTCGCATTGAATGCACCGGGTGGATTCGTAAAAAGAATCGCCTCCTTTCTTTTTTCTGAAAAGAAGCTTATGAAAATTTTTGTTAAAAAACAACTCTCAAGTCCTAAATACCTCAAGATCGGAGATACGATCGAAGCAGAACTTAAAACGGAAGATGGAAGTTTGGATTTAGGAAAGATGATATTAAAGATCAGAGAAGAAAAATAATTTTACACTTCTCTGTTCGTATCTTTTAATTCGGAAAATTTTTCCGAACCGCATCCTTTGAAAGATTTCCTTCCTTATCCGTTCTGATCAGGATTGCATCAGTATAAATCGCAGGCTTTCCTTTGGTATAAGCCGCAATTATGAATCCGTCTGGGGCATTTATGATACGATATGCCAAATACAATCGTTTCGTATTCTTTTTCTCCCATAGTTTTTTACCGTCTGCGGAAAATTTAACCAAACGTAAGGGCCCTTCTCCATCTGCAGAAATGCTCATGAATTCTTTTTCAGGAGTTTCGATTATATCCGTTAAAAAACCTAGCCCTTCCGTTTTGTGAACGGTTTCCCAAAGCAAATCTCCACTTTGGCTTAATTTCATTAACCAAGCTTGATTGTTCCTCGGACTAGAAGCAACGGCTCCTGCAAAAAGTAAATTTCCGTCGGAAAGCGGAATGATCCTAGAAGCCCATTCTTCTATCCCTGGTTTCCCAAATTGTTTTTTCCAAACCGGCTTTCCATCCTCGTCGATCCTATGTAAGATTACATCCTTTTGAGACTCTTTTCCGGACTGGACATTGGTATTCTCTGCAAGTAGAACTCCTCCATCAGAAAATCCTAAACTAGCTTGAGGGAAGTTTTTGATATCCTTCAGATGTTTTACAGACTTAAGATCTCCGTCTTTAGAAAACCGAACAAATAAATAAGCGGTTTCTATGGTACTAGTGACAGTTGTTTTATTTCCTTCTTTTGTTTCTTTTTCGACACGAGATTGAACGGAAACAATTGCTGTCCATTTTCCATTGGATAATTCGTGTAGATGATATACTCCCACATCCGTTTCCCCACAGAAAGAATCGCAGAATTCTTTCGGAAGTATGAATCTTTCCCAAACGAGTTTTCCGTCGGAGTCGTACTTCATGAAGATCAATTGTTTTTTCTCTACCGAACCTATGGTGCCGATCGTAACAAAACCACCGTCAGAAGTTTCACTTGAGAGTTTTGCAAATACACTTTCGTATGTTAAGACACTCTGAGTATATCCGCCAAGTTCTACAGGTTTAGATGTAAAAAGATATCTCCACCAAACCGGACTTCCGTTTCCGTCTATCTTAGCGGCCCAAGCATTTGAATATTTTTTCTGAGCCGCGAGCGCGTTTGTATCAACACGGCCACAATCATTTGCAGAGCCGACCAAGACTGAACTTCCATCTTTCAATGGAACAAAATATCCAGGCAGATCTTCAGGACAATCTTTAGCAACCATGCCGCTGAATTGTTCTCCCCCTACAATCGTCTGCCAAAGGTTTGCGGCTTGAGACCAGATAGGAAAAGTGAAGAGGAATAATAAAATCGTTGAGAAGAAGTGTCGTTTCATCGGGCCATCCAAAGGAGGCAAAAGATGGGGATTTTTCAGAATTTGTAAAGAATTTATTTCCTATATAGAAACTCCTATTTATCCCCCAGGTTATAGATCAATTTAAGATTCCGGAATACTTTTGGAATACTCTTCCGGACTTTTGCCCACCATTCTTTTGAAATCTTTTATAAAATGCGCCTGGTCGAAATATCCCAATTCTAATGCTAACTCAACCCAATCAGTGTCTTTGGTAATTCGATCTAAGATCTCGAACATTCTATAACGATTGATTATCCATTTAGGACTAACTCCCACATATTGATTGAATATCCTTTGTAGAGATCGTTTATTCATTCCGGAAAGTCGGACCATATCTTCCACTTTCAAGATAGATCTATCATTAGAAACTTTTTCAACCAGCTCATTGATCCAAGTGATTGTTTCATCTTCTTCAGGAAGCCTTTCGTATAAAAAATTTTCCGCAAATTGTACAAGATCGGATTCTGAATCCAATTCAAATACTTCTCTTTCTAAGGGCTCTGTCGGAGTTCCAAACACTTCTTCAATTCGAATTGTCTTATCAGTGATTTCTGATACTGATCTTTTATAAAATGGGTAGAATGCACCGGGCCTAAACTTGATCGCGAATACTCTGCCTTCTCCTTCTAACCTTTGCGCGAATCTACCGCTAACCACTCCGAAAATTTTTGTGTTCTCTTTTTCAAAGACCAAATGAACGGAAGGGTGAGGAAGATTTTCTTGGACCATAGGTCCTGCTTCTCTCATGTCCCATCGGACAGACCAATAATGTTCTACGAAAAAACTTAAGCCCGGAGAAGGAGCACTTCTAGTTAAACTCCAATTCTCCCCTGTAATGGATTTGATGATACCCCTGGGTTTGTTTAAGTCTGTTTTCAAGATCGAACTCTGGATTTATTTCTTCCAAATTCTCCGCATTTGTCGCGTTTTTACAATCTTTTTGTTTAGTGCTCTGCTATTCTTCTTCTTACAAAAATGAGAAGGAGATCGATCGGATCGAACTAAAGGAGACAATATGGAAATTAAATATGAAATTTATATAGCAGCTAAACCGGAACTTGTTTGGAACATTTTAGTTTCTAAAGAAGAAAGTAGCAAAATTTTTCACGGATGTGGGATCGAATCCGATTTCAAAATAGGAAGTAATTACGCATACGTAGGCCCGGGACTCTCAGGGGAAAAAACAGTCCATGTAGAAGGAAAAATTTTGGAAATTGTTCCGAATAAAATTTTATCTATGATTCTTTTGGTAGGCTCGGTATATGGAGAACATTACAAAAACTTTGAATCCAGAACAGTTTATACGTTGGAACCGTACGGTAAATTGACCAGATTGAAACTAGTGAATGATCAAATTAAAGAAGGTGATCCTTCTTATGAACGTTCTGCAGATGGAGGATGGGCGAGAGTTTTATCTTCTATCAAAAGTTTGGCAGAAACGGGAAAACCTTTGGAACTTCCAATGGGAGAAGATTGATAAACTAAGTTTAGAAAGTATTATCAGAATGGAGAATTCAATCCGCTTTTTCAAATATGGTTTTGAATTTCTCCAAATCTTCTTCCAAAATTTTGCGGATCCAATCAGGGATCGG
Proteins encoded in this region:
- a CDS encoding helix-turn-helix domain-containing protein — its product is MKTDLNKPRGIIKSITGENWSLTRSAPSPGLSFFVEHYWSVRWDMREAGPMVQENLPHPSVHLVFEKENTKIFGVVSGRFAQRLEGEGRVFAIKFRPGAFYPFYKRSVSEITDKTIRIEEVFGTPTEPLEREVFELDSESDLVQFAENFLYERLPEEDETITWINELVEKVSNDRSILKVEDMVRLSGMNKRSLQRIFNQYVGVSPKWIINRYRMFEILDRITKDTDWVELALELGYFDQAHFIKDFKRMVGKSPEEYSKSIPES
- a CDS encoding 3-hydroxyacyl-CoA dehydrogenase family protein yields the protein MREIKTVTVLGANGTMGAGSAAIVAAFGKAKVHMLARDVNKAKEGIEKAISSIKTDTIRPRLIPGSYDQDLEKAVSESDWVFELVAESYEVKEPINKRIAKARKPGTIVSTVSSGLSIARLADAFDEDGKKHYYGTHFFNPPYKMILCELVTHAGNDKKVTKKLGEYLDKTLGRAVVYTNDTPAFAGNRIGFQLINEAAIKAEEYSDKGGIALIDAIMSGYTGRAMAPLDTADFVGLDVHKAIVNNLYEMTKDAAHSTFKLPGYFQKLIDKGDLGRKSGQGLYKMTKTPDGKKEKLYYDIKGDLFVPVPKFDIPFIKEANRRIGEADYIGAMNIVKEAKGLEADIARYFIARYVSYSLSLVGEVVDSKEMTDLAMGTGFNWAPASAFVDFLGGPKETISLITKAKLPVPEVLAKAKAGKPFYQLKDILDARSLFKG
- a CDS encoding SRPBCC domain-containing protein, which produces MEIKYEIYIAAKPELVWNILVSKEESSKIFHGCGIESDFKIGSNYAYVGPGLSGEKTVHVEGKILEIVPNKILSMILLVGSVYGEHYKNFESRTVYTLEPYGKLTRLKLVNDQIKEGDPSYERSADGGWARVLSSIKSLAETGKPLELPMGED
- a CDS encoding ankyrin repeat domain-containing protein → MKNFSAKPWTRNVGIPTRGAFLKIACIFLIFLLSGPELFSKENSVQKIYIHKIKLENGVPKYLESRFRNGIINSILKNFEGKFNIADDDSLAALLKQVELNQKLNCSDEICMKQIADAIDADELISGTIFPSNKGYKINLRSQKRDSVALTYTIKTSFDLEFPEYQIDYYSSEAGRKLIDPRYAINFAAAFPGAVEKVEFPSFKVQDDKTGEINVLNFKIEDQGAKSFIETIRPKLSKADDLVKEKLYEKSIPEYVDTLNALEQRLSDRSKTEMSDYLKNIRGKISNSYFLIYKDKFSEMDLSAQKGGEISSLKKLNEQYRDLKKEYTTKTPSSFRLSEFEKALDDRIEKLNFLIFGLQEKEGDRLYADFDFTGAILNYRSVRSELIKLRSGPESSALKSRVERKILTSETTGRSYLQSKLSGLYQNLEKSFLAEALESDPDRQKNYIEKIGEGFKQILEILARSEFVSEDQIKYFNHFRTKAAPQVGKNLFDQETANLLLHEGIDKKSRTQVDTCIKLGANPNSINSDSGKNAAQRLAESDTILISPDSLKILRNSIKTNSSLDSDFFESVRQRKIDDINRFVLRGSDPNTKDYLDNTPLHKSAGFGYYEVSSFLLQIGAELNSKNGEGETPLHRAVLHGFYELSALFLRSGADPNVTRNDGMTPLHLAVQFPDITRLLLQRGSDLNLKNDEGWTPVHKAAESGDPESLKLLIQAGARVNEKDNIGWTPMDWAVQKNRYENPNIVKILKKAGAECQVNCVE
- a CDS encoding TlpA family protein disulfide reductase — translated: MKTILWALISLFTFVGLSAGPKDQNEIQNIPLYSLDLERKTLYQELSQVPNEDLVILNFTSSDCPPCKEEVPNLIEYSKKWNVSHPKMKLHLWIVFVGDDPNSVSKLANELGIKKQTSLYFDSLQTSMRILEFPGTPTTMVIQKKNVLFKEYGYTKENWSKMISVLENRR
- a CDS encoding acetyl-CoA acetyltransferase; its protein translation is MKDAVYVLGGEQTDFQRNWTKEGKTFMSLFREAVQDGLEKVGLTPDEIKKLNKQNRIGVFVGNFDAEQYAVQGHLGAFLTEVDPCFFGVPGARYEAACASGSVALDAAQTKLRAKDYDVAIVVGMEIMKTVSSSVGGDFLGTAAYYEKEAKGVQFPFPKLFGKLADVLLERYKLDEKRYMGALAEISRINYANAKRNPKAQTRSWFMNNEHANSRGGEFNMAVGGRLAITDCSQVTDGAALVVLANKNYAEEFAKKKGTKLSAYPKIKGWGHRVAPITFESKVAESKGDKWVLPWTRQTVKDAFDRSGMNTKDIDVFETHDCFTSSEYAAISAFGITQPGKEHEAIEDGVIDFHGKKPINPSGGLIGAGHPVGASGVRMMLDIYKQVTGTAGDYQVEGAKNGLMLNIGGSATTNYVFVVGK
- a CDS encoding fumarylacetoacetate hydrolase family protein gives rise to the protein MRICRFHFENKTLWGIVQDNHLIPVQGNHIIDFLNLKGKSPETNGNPIEISKVEILSPITSPCNIVCQGKNYAQHIIETGMNPKDKDYNLFFTKASSSLTSAIGDIIKPSFVKLLDYEAEMVLILKKEILKKTIITKENLHEYVGAISLANDVSARDIQIPQGQWFKGKSYRTFCPIGPFVQLVEKEDISKIPKLRISLKVNGELRQNSTLEKMIFPPDETLTELSEIMDLHPGDIVLTGTPSGVALNAPGGFVKRIASFLFSEKKLMKIFVKKQLSSPKYLKIGDTIEAELKTEDGSLDLGKMILKIREEK